A region from the Triticum aestivum cultivar Chinese Spring chromosome 3D, IWGSC CS RefSeq v2.1, whole genome shotgun sequence genome encodes:
- the LOC123075276 gene encoding uncharacterized protein, whose product MAMIQSQNTSPLSSQVLAAMGQAPPPISFPSFGGENPQLWKTLAEQYFQMFAVQESYWVPMAILNFTGPAAIWLQSVQRKVAGLAWESFTALLCTRFGRDKHQFLIRQFYAIKQTDSVAEFIEHFETLMNHMMSYSELTHPYFFLTRFIKGLRADIRAVVLIQRPPDLDTACSLALLQGEVADGELVKHVAPARFPAPRFVTASTPVAPPSAARPSAPTASAEDRLGTEAARAGTENNKIPALRSFRRARGLCFKCGERWGKEHTCPSTVQMHVVEELLELFATEETRSEVDQDQSTLDEDNLCTISKQAVDGSSGPEVMQLHAWIQGKEMSLLVDSGSSSSFVDLHMATHLSGVCKLPKACRVKVADGSVLHCDSFIPQFQWSTQGHEFVTDFKLLSLGVYDAILGMD is encoded by the coding sequence ATGGCCATGATCCAGTCTCAGAATACTTCTCCATTATCTTCTCAAGTACTGGCGGCGATGGGGCAGGCACCCCCGCCGATTTCGTTTCCCAGTTTTGGGGGCGAGAATCCGCAGCTTTGGAAGACGCTGGCGGAACAGTACTTTCAGATGTTTGCGGTTCAGGAATCATACTGGGTTCCCATGGCAATTCTGAATTTCACCGGCCCGGCTGCCATTTGGCTGCAGTCGGTGCAACGCAAGGTTGCGGGTTTGGCGTGGGAATCATTCACAGCGCTGTTGTGCACTCGATTTGGCCGCGATAAACACCAGTTCCTGATTCGTCAGTTCTATGCTATTAAACAGACGGATTCAGTAGCAGAATTCATCGAACATTTTGAAACTCTGATGAATCATATGATGTCTTATTCAGAACTAACGCATCCTTACTTCTTCTTGACTCGGTTCATCAAGGGGCTGCGGGCGGACATACGGGCGGTGGTGCTCATTCAGCGTCCGCCTGACCTCGACACGGCGTGTTCCCTGGCGCTGCTGCAGGGGGAGGTAGCAGACGGGGAGCTGGTCAAGCACGTGGCGCCAGCGCGTTTTCCAGCACCGCGGTTTGTGACGGCCAGTACTCCAGTGGCGCCTCCGAGCGCTGCCCGTCCATCCGCGCCTACAGCTAGCGCTGAAGATCGACTGGGGACAGAAGCAGCGCGGGCAGGGACAGAGAACAACAAGATCCCAGCCTTGCGCTCTTTCAGAAGAGCTCGCGGTCTCTGCTTCAAGTGTGGGGAGCGATGGGGCAAAGAGCATACATGTCCTTCCACCGTTCAGATGCATGTGGTGGAGGAATTGCTGGAATTATTTGCAACAGAGGAGACGCGAAGTGAGGTCGATCAGGATCAATCAACCTTGGACGAGGATAATCTCTGCACCATCTCAAAGCAAGCAGTCGATGGATCGTCTGGGCCGGAAGTGATGCAGCTGCACGCGTGGATACAGGGCAAAGAGATGTCACTCCTGGTGGATTCTGGCAGTTCGTCGTCATTTGTGGACCTGCATATGGCTACTCATTTGTCCGGGGTGTGCAAACTGCCGAAGGCTTGTCGCGTTAAGGTCGCAGACGGGTCAGTGTTACACTGTGACAGCTTTATTCCGCAGTTCCAGTGGTCTACTCAGGGGCATGAGTTTGTCACAGATTTTAAGCTCCTATCCCTGGGAGTCTATGACGCAATCCTAGGAATGGATTGA